From Gammaproteobacteria bacterium, one genomic window encodes:
- the rdgB gene encoding RdgB/HAM1 family non-canonical purine NTP pyrophosphatase has protein sequence MKKIVLATGNAGKVREMNHLLTASGIELMPQTELGVPEAEETGLTFVENAIIKARNACRHTGLPAIADDSGLVVDALHGAPGIYSSRYAGPAAGDADNNAKLLAELATVPEAARTARFCCAMVCLRHDRDPTPLISQGRWAGRILSAPQGRGGFGYDPLFFVPTHGCAAAQLPPEEKQRISHRGQALRALVALITHNT, from the coding sequence ATGAAAAAAATCGTTCTCGCCACCGGCAATGCCGGCAAAGTCCGGGAAATGAACCACCTGCTCACGGCAAGCGGCATCGAGCTCATGCCCCAAACGGAACTGGGCGTGCCCGAAGCCGAGGAAACGGGACTGACCTTCGTGGAAAACGCGATCATCAAAGCCCGCAACGCCTGCCGCCACACCGGCCTGCCCGCCATCGCCGACGATTCGGGCCTGGTGGTGGACGCCCTGCACGGCGCGCCCGGCATTTATTCCTCCCGCTACGCCGGCCCCGCGGCCGGCGACGCCGACAACAACGCCAAGCTGCTCGCCGAGCTGGCCACAGTGCCTGAAGCGGCCCGCACGGCCCGATTTTGCTGCGCCATGGTCTGCCTGAGGCACGACCGCGATCCCACGCCTCTCATCAGCCAAGGGCGCTGGGCGGGCCGCATCCTGTCTGCCCCGCAGGGCAGGGGCGGATTCGGCTACGACCCTTTGTTTTTCGTCCCCACCCACGGCTGCGCTGCGGCCCAATTGCCGCCCGAGGAAAAACAACGCATCAGCCATCGCGGCCAGGCCTTGCGGGCCCTGGTGGCCCTCATCACCCACAACACGTAA
- the polA gene encoding DNA polymerase I, whose protein sequence is MTDNTSRKPPLVLVDGSSYLYRAYYALPPLTNSRGEATGAVYGVLNMLRKLVDEYQPELMAVVFDAKGKTFRDEIFEHYKAHRPPMPEDLASQTEPLKQVIEASGFPLLCTAGVEADDVIGTLAVQAAAEGRDVLISTGDKDMAQLVNSHITLINTMSNTVLDRDAVVDKFGIPPERIIDYLALVGDSADNIPGVPKVGPKTAVKWLNQYGSLDGIIAHAGEIKGKVGDKLRTHLEQLQLSRELATIRCDVPLALGPADLQRRPPDTDALAAWFQRLEFKTWLAQLDGAAPDGPPAAPPPKARYDTLLTQAQFDNWLARLEVAPLIALDTETTSLDYMRAELVGLSFAVTPHEAAYLPVAHDYPGAPGQLSREAVLARLRPLLEDPDKPKVGHNLKYDMSVLARHGITLRGVAHDTMLESYVLNSTGSRHDMDTLARKHLGHDTISFETIAGKGTRQLTFNQIDLDTAGPYAAEDADVTLRLHQTLWPRLKAAASLEKLYRELEMPLVPVLSRMERHGVLVDGAALRRLSGELAQEMSEIEARAHEAAGRPFNLASPKQIQEILFNQLGLPVLQKTPKGQPSTSEAALQELAADHPIARLILEHRTLAKLKSTYSDRLPERIDPVTGRVHTSYHQAVAATGRLSSAEPNLQNIPIRGAAGRRIRQAFIAPPGHKLIAADYSQIELRIMAHLSEDPGLLEAFAAGHDIHRATAAEIFEVAPEAVTAEQRRSAKAINFGLIYGMSAFGLARQLNVERSAAQEYMDRYFARYPGTKDYMDRTREAARKQGYVETLFGRRLYLPDIRARQQARRQYAERAAINAPMQGSAADIIKRAMIRTDAWLRDAALPARMIMQVHDELVLEVPVDELDTTVAGLREVMQQAATLAVPLEVDIGVGDNWDEAH, encoded by the coding sequence ATGACGGACAACACATCCCGCAAGCCTCCCCTGGTTCTGGTGGACGGCTCCTCCTATCTTTACCGAGCCTACTACGCCCTGCCCCCCCTGACCAACTCCCGGGGCGAAGCCACCGGCGCGGTCTACGGCGTGCTCAACATGTTGCGCAAGCTGGTGGATGAGTATCAGCCGGAGCTGATGGCAGTGGTGTTTGACGCCAAGGGCAAAACCTTTCGCGATGAGATCTTTGAACACTACAAAGCCCACCGCCCGCCCATGCCGGAGGATCTGGCCTCGCAAACCGAACCGCTGAAGCAGGTGATTGAGGCCAGCGGCTTTCCCCTGCTGTGCACAGCCGGCGTGGAGGCGGACGACGTCATCGGCACTTTGGCCGTGCAGGCCGCGGCTGAAGGGCGGGACGTGCTGATCTCCACCGGCGACAAGGACATGGCCCAGCTGGTGAACAGTCACATCACCCTCATCAACACCATGAGCAATACGGTGCTGGACCGGGATGCCGTGGTGGACAAATTCGGCATCCCGCCGGAGCGCATCATCGACTATCTGGCCCTGGTGGGGGACAGCGCCGACAACATCCCCGGCGTGCCCAAGGTCGGCCCCAAAACGGCGGTCAAATGGCTGAACCAGTACGGCAGCCTGGACGGGATCATCGCCCACGCCGGGGAGATCAAAGGCAAAGTGGGCGACAAGCTGCGCACACATCTGGAGCAATTGCAGCTCAGCCGCGAGCTGGCCACCATACGCTGCGACGTGCCCTTGGCGCTGGGTCCGGCGGATTTGCAGCGCCGCCCGCCCGACACAGACGCGCTGGCGGCATGGTTCCAGCGGCTGGAATTCAAAACCTGGCTGGCGCAATTGGACGGGGCCGCGCCCGACGGCCCCCCTGCCGCACCGCCCCCCAAGGCCCGGTACGACACCCTTCTCACCCAGGCCCAGTTCGACAACTGGCTGGCGCGGCTGGAGGTGGCGCCGCTCATCGCCCTGGATACCGAAACCACCAGCCTGGATTACATGCGTGCCGAGCTGGTGGGCCTGTCGTTTGCCGTCACGCCCCATGAGGCGGCCTACCTGCCCGTGGCCCACGACTACCCCGGCGCGCCCGGACAACTGAGCCGGGAGGCCGTGCTGGCCCGGCTGCGTCCGCTGCTGGAAGACCCGGACAAACCCAAGGTGGGGCACAACCTCAAATACGACATGAGCGTGCTGGCCCGCCACGGCATCACCCTGCGGGGTGTGGCCCACGACACCATGCTGGAGTCCTACGTGCTGAACAGCACCGGCTCGCGTCACGACATGGACACCCTGGCGCGCAAACACCTGGGCCATGACACCATCAGTTTCGAGACCATCGCCGGCAAGGGCACCAGGCAACTCACTTTCAATCAAATCGATCTGGACACGGCAGGCCCCTACGCCGCCGAGGATGCCGATGTGACCCTGCGCCTGCACCAGACCCTGTGGCCGCGGCTGAAAGCGGCCGCCTCGCTGGAAAAACTGTATCGGGAGCTGGAGATGCCCCTGGTGCCGGTGCTGTCGCGCATGGAACGTCACGGCGTTTTGGTGGATGGCGCCGCCCTCAGGCGCCTCAGCGGCGAACTGGCGCAGGAGATGAGCGAGATCGAAGCGCGTGCCCACGAGGCGGCGGGCCGGCCTTTCAACCTGGCTTCACCCAAGCAAATCCAGGAAATCCTGTTCAACCAACTGGGCTTGCCGGTACTGCAAAAAACGCCCAAGGGCCAGCCTTCCACTTCGGAGGCCGCGTTGCAGGAACTGGCGGCGGATCACCCCATCGCCCGGCTCATTCTCGAACACCGGACCCTGGCCAAGCTCAAATCCACCTACTCCGACCGCCTGCCCGAACGCATTGACCCGGTCACGGGGCGGGTGCACACGTCCTATCATCAGGCGGTGGCGGCCACGGGGCGTTTGTCGTCGGCGGAACCCAATCTGCAAAACATCCCCATCCGCGGCGCGGCGGGACGGCGCATTCGCCAGGCGTTTATCGCCCCGCCGGGACACAAGCTCATCGCCGCCGACTATTCCCAGATCGAGCTGCGCATCATGGCCCATTTGTCCGAAGATCCCGGCCTGCTGGAGGCCTTCGCGGCGGGACACGACATTCACCGCGCCACGGCGGCGGAGATTTTCGAGGTGGCGCCCGAGGCCGTCACTGCCGAGCAGCGCCGCAGCGCCAAGGCCATCAACTTCGGTCTGATTTACGGCATGTCCGCCTTCGGCCTGGCGCGCCAGCTCAATGTGGAGCGCAGTGCGGCCCAGGAATACATGGACCGCTACTTCGCCCGCTACCCCGGCACCAAGGATTACATGGACCGCACCCGCGAGGCGGCGCGGAAACAAGGCTATGTGGAAACCCTGTTCGGCCGCCGGCTCTACCTGCCCGACATCAGGGCCCGCCAGCAGGCCAGACGCCAGTACGCCGAACGCGCCGCCATCAATGCCCCCATGCAGGGCAGTGCCGCCGATATCATCAAGCGGGCCATGATCCGCACAGATGCCTGGCTGCGGGATGCGGCGCTGCCCGCGCGGATGATCATGCAGGTTCACGACGAGCTGGTACTCGAAGTCCCCGTGGATGAGCTGGACACCACGGTGGCGGGGCTGCGCGAAGTGATGCAGCAGGCGGCCACGCTGGCCGTGCCGCTGGAAGTGGACATCGGCGTGGGTGACAACTGGGACGAAGCCCATTGA
- a CDS encoding TIGR00730 family Rossman fold protein, with translation MDAKHRASHPSLTPVNDSLLTRESWKIFQIMAEFVEGFERLAKIKPSVSIFGSARTPRDHPYYKLGEDIALALSDAGFSVVSGGGPGIMEAANKGAFAGKSPSIGLNISLPMEQEDNPYQDIALHFRHFFSRKVMFVKYASAYVVLPGGFGTLDELAEILTLVQTQKTRRIPIILVHTPFWNGLLQWFKHTLVTEKVIDAGDLDLIQVLDKPKEVVDAIFSHYESRGFEPSAEEQEMLLDL, from the coding sequence ATGGACGCCAAGCACCGCGCCAGTCATCCCAGCCTCACCCCCGTGAACGACTCCCTGCTGACCCGTGAGTCGTGGAAAATCTTTCAGATCATGGCCGAGTTTGTTGAAGGTTTCGAGCGCCTGGCCAAAATCAAACCCTCGGTGAGCATCTTCGGCTCGGCCCGCACACCGCGGGATCACCCCTACTACAAGCTGGGCGAAGACATTGCCCTGGCGTTGTCAGACGCCGGTTTCAGTGTGGTGAGCGGCGGTGGTCCCGGCATCATGGAGGCGGCCAACAAGGGCGCCTTCGCTGGCAAATCCCCCAGTATCGGCTTGAATATCAGCCTGCCCATGGAGCAGGAAGACAACCCCTACCAGGACATCGCCCTGCATTTCCGCCATTTTTTTTCCCGCAAAGTGATGTTCGTGAAATACGCCTCGGCCTACGTGGTGCTGCCCGGCGGTTTTGGCACCCTGGACGAGCTGGCGGAGATTCTCACCCTGGTACAGACTCAAAAGACACGCCGCATTCCCATCATTCTGGTGCATACCCCCTTCTGGAACGGCCTGCTGCAGTGGTTCAAACACACGCTGGTGACGGAAAAGGTTATTGATGCCGGTGACCTGGATCTGATCCAGGTACTGGACAAGCCGAAAGAGGTGGTGGATGCTATCTTTAGCCACTACGAAAGCCGTGGTTTCGAGCCTTCCGCCGAGGAACAGGAAATGCTGCTGGACCTTTAA
- a CDS encoding oligopeptidase A: MSNPLLELTGLPPFSRIRPEHVEPAVDRLLEGNRYEIDSLLARGGPYSWGTLVQPIEALEDRLSRAWSPVSHMNSVVNNDELRAAYNACLPKLSAYATELGQNEDLYRAYQSLRDGEEWARLDQAQRKVVDNDLRDFRLAGVDLPAADKARYKDLMQELSNLNSKFEENLLDATNAWSKHITDEQLLAGLPPTAKALAAQTARQRKLDGWVLTLEFPSYLPVMSYADSGALRRELYEAYVTRASDAGPHAGRWDNTPVMERILALRHEAARLLGFANYAEYSLATKMAPSPDQVLAFLTDLARRSLAMAREELQEVRDYAREHHGASGLEAWDIPYYSEKLRQHRYAISQEDLKPYFPEPRVVQGMFEVVKRLYGLDIREVEGVDVWHEDVRFFNIFDARGELRGRFYLDLYARAHKRGGAWMDECIRRRRLPDGIQVPVAYLTCNFSPPVGDDPALFTHDEVLTLFHEFGHGLHHMLTRVDYAGVSGISGVPWDAVELPSQFMENWCWQREALDVIAGHYQTGAPLPQALFQKMLAAKNFQSGMQMLRQIEFALFDFRLHKEYDPERGPRIYETLEEVRDQVAVMKPPSFNRFPHSFAHIFAGGYAAGYYSYKWAEVLSADAFAAFEERGVFDRATGSRFLTTVLEQGGSKDPLELFIEFRGREPSIDALLRHSGIAA; encoded by the coding sequence ATGAGCAACCCGCTCCTGGAACTCACCGGATTGCCGCCTTTTTCCCGGATCAGGCCGGAGCATGTCGAACCCGCCGTTGACCGCCTGCTGGAGGGGAACCGCTACGAAATCGACAGCCTGCTGGCGCGGGGTGGTCCCTATAGCTGGGGCACCCTGGTGCAGCCCATTGAGGCGCTGGAAGACCGGCTGAGCCGGGCCTGGTCGCCCGTCAGCCACATGAACTCGGTGGTGAACAACGACGAGCTGCGCGCCGCCTACAACGCCTGCCTGCCCAAGCTCAGCGCTTATGCGACCGAACTGGGTCAGAACGAAGACTTGTACCGCGCCTATCAATCCCTGCGCGACGGGGAGGAATGGGCCCGCCTTGATCAGGCCCAGCGCAAAGTGGTGGACAATGATTTGCGCGATTTCCGTCTCGCCGGCGTGGACCTGCCCGCCGCCGACAAAGCGCGCTACAAGGATTTGATGCAGGAACTGTCCAACCTCAACTCAAAATTTGAAGAAAATCTGTTGGATGCCACCAACGCCTGGTCCAAACACATCACCGACGAACAGCTGCTGGCCGGCCTGCCACCCACGGCCAAGGCGCTGGCGGCGCAGACCGCCAGGCAGCGCAAACTGGACGGCTGGGTGCTGACGCTGGAGTTCCCGTCCTATCTTCCGGTAATGAGCTATGCCGATTCGGGCGCGCTGCGGCGGGAGCTGTACGAGGCCTATGTCACCCGTGCCTCCGACGCCGGCCCCCATGCAGGCCGCTGGGACAACACCCCGGTGATGGAGCGGATTCTGGCGCTGCGCCACGAGGCGGCCCGCCTGCTGGGTTTTGCCAATTACGCGGAATACTCCCTGGCCACCAAGATGGCGCCGTCGCCGGACCAGGTGCTGGCATTTCTCACCGACCTGGCCCGCCGCTCTCTGGCCATGGCCCGCGAGGAGTTGCAGGAAGTGCGCGACTACGCCCGCGAGCACCACGGCGCCAGCGGGCTGGAGGCCTGGGACATCCCCTATTATTCGGAAAAACTGCGCCAGCACCGCTACGCCATCTCCCAGGAAGACCTCAAACCGTATTTCCCCGAACCGCGGGTGGTGCAGGGCATGTTCGAAGTGGTCAAGCGTCTCTACGGCCTGGACATCCGCGAAGTGGAAGGCGTGGACGTGTGGCACGAGGACGTGCGCTTTTTCAACATCTTCGACGCCAGGGGCGAACTGCGCGGCCGTTTCTACCTGGACCTCTACGCCCGGGCTCACAAGCGCGGCGGTGCCTGGATGGACGAATGCATCCGCCGCCGGCGCTTGCCCGACGGCATCCAGGTGCCTGTAGCCTACCTCACCTGCAACTTCTCACCGCCGGTGGGGGACGACCCGGCCCTGTTCACCCACGACGAAGTGCTGACCCTGTTTCACGAATTCGGCCACGGCCTGCATCACATGCTCACCCGTGTCGACTACGCCGGCGTGTCCGGCATCAGCGGCGTACCCTGGGATGCCGTGGAGCTGCCCAGCCAATTCATGGAAAACTGGTGCTGGCAGCGGGAAGCCTTGGACGTGATCGCCGGCCATTATCAAACCGGCGCCCCCCTGCCCCAGGCGCTGTTTCAGAAAATGCTGGCCGCCAAAAACTTCCAGTCCGGCATGCAGATGCTGCGGCAGATCGAATTCGCGCTGTTTGATTTCCGCCTGCACAAGGAATACGACCCCGAGCGGGGCCCGCGCATCTACGAGACCCTGGAAGAGGTGCGCGACCAGGTGGCGGTGATGAAACCGCCCTCCTTCAACCGCTTTCCCCACAGCTTCGCCCACATCTTCGCCGGCGGTTACGCCGCGGGGTATTACAGCTACAAATGGGCAGAGGTACTCTCCGCCGATGCCTTTGCCGCCTTCGAAGAACGGGGCGTGTTCGACCGCGCCACCGGCTCGCGTTTTCTCACCACGGTGCTGGAGCAAGGTGGCTCGAAAGATCCACTGGAGTTATTCATCGAGTTTCGCGGCCGCGAGCCCAGCATCGACGCCTTGCTGCGCCACAGCGGGATTGCGGCCTAG
- a CDS encoding DUF2782 domain-containing protein, with the protein MRKFIAPLALLASPALSATAGDAELEPEVTIIQRDGERVEEYRVNNDVYMIKITPSKGAPYYLLDTDGDGDFDSRRNDLDPDVHIPNWVILRWK; encoded by the coding sequence ATGCGCAAGTTCATCGCCCCCCTGGCCCTGCTGGCCTCCCCCGCCCTGTCTGCCACCGCCGGTGACGCGGAACTGGAGCCTGAGGTCACCATCATCCAGCGTGACGGGGAGCGGGTGGAAGAGTACCGGGTGAACAACGACGTTTATATGATCAAAATCACCCCCAGCAAAGGCGCACCCTATTATTTGCTGGACACCGACGGCGACGGCGATTTCGATTCCCGCCGCAACGATCTGGACCCTGATGTGCACATTCCCAATTGGGTGATACTGCGCTGGAAGTAA